One Microlunatus soli genomic window carries:
- a CDS encoding MFS transporter: MKRFAVSGMPREVLVLGVIAFCVMVGFGVVLPVLPVFARSFGVGNFEVGAVVSAFALMRLICSPFCPRLISMLGERVVLGVGMFIVAISSGLVALAQDYPQLLILRAAGGIGSAMFTVSAMTLLLRVVAPDRRGRATGIYQGGFLLGGMAGPAVGGVLATISITAPFLFYAGTLIAAGTVGLLLLRAPEQAAPERAEAPIPFRRVLADRRYQAACLTNLAQGWSSFGVRSSLVPVLVVEVLHGKPSWTGIAFACASVVQTIALGPAGRFTDTVGRRPAMITGGVIACAAIVLVPIAPNIWLLGAILCGYGVAAAFLGTAPAAAVGDAAGGRAGRPVAIFSMCSDIGAIVGPLVAGLLADRVSYPAAFLAGGLLLAVGFLAAIRMPREAPLVVPDRPEVDSAS; the protein is encoded by the coding sequence GTGAAGAGGTTCGCCGTCTCCGGGATGCCACGCGAAGTCCTGGTCCTCGGAGTCATCGCCTTCTGCGTCATGGTCGGCTTCGGCGTGGTGCTGCCGGTGCTGCCGGTCTTCGCCCGATCGTTCGGAGTAGGAAACTTCGAGGTCGGGGCCGTGGTCTCGGCCTTCGCTCTGATGCGGTTGATCTGCAGCCCGTTCTGTCCGCGTCTGATCTCGATGCTCGGCGAGCGGGTGGTGCTCGGCGTCGGGATGTTCATCGTGGCGATCTCCAGCGGGCTGGTCGCGCTGGCTCAGGACTACCCGCAGTTGTTGATCTTGCGCGCTGCCGGTGGGATCGGGTCGGCGATGTTCACGGTCTCGGCGATGACCCTGCTGTTGCGAGTGGTCGCACCGGACCGGCGCGGCCGGGCGACCGGCATCTATCAGGGTGGCTTCCTGCTCGGCGGGATGGCCGGCCCGGCGGTCGGCGGTGTGCTCGCCACGATCTCGATCACCGCACCTTTTCTGTTCTATGCCGGCACCCTGATCGCCGCCGGCACCGTCGGACTGCTGCTGCTGCGGGCGCCCGAACAGGCCGCACCCGAGCGTGCCGAGGCGCCGATCCCGTTCCGTCGGGTGCTGGCCGACCGGCGCTACCAGGCTGCCTGCCTGACCAATCTGGCGCAGGGCTGGAGCTCCTTCGGCGTCCGGTCGTCGCTGGTGCCGGTGTTGGTGGTTGAGGTGCTGCACGGCAAGCCGTCCTGGACCGGGATCGCCTTCGCCTGCGCGTCGGTGGTGCAGACGATCGCCCTGGGGCCGGCGGGCCGCTTCACCGACACCGTCGGGCGTCGACCGGCGATGATCACCGGCGGTGTGATCGCCTGCGCGGCGATCGTGCTGGTGCCGATCGCGCCGAACATCTGGCTGCTCGGGGCGATCCTGTGCGGTTACGGCGTCGCTGCCGCCTTCCTCGGTACGGCACCGGCCGCGGCGGTGGGAGATGCTGCTGGTGGCCGCGCCGGACGTCCGGTGGCGATCTTCTCGATGTGCTCCGACATCGGGGCCATCGTCGGTCCGCTGGTTGCCGGCCTGCTCGCTGACCGGGTGTCCTATCCGGCGGCGTTTCTTGCCGGCGGTCTGCTGCTCGCGGTCGGCTTCCTGGCTGCCATCCGAATGCCCCGAGAGGCGCCGCTGGTGGTCCCCGATCGCCCCGAGGTCGACTCCGCCAGCTGA
- a CDS encoding VOC family protein produces MAHVDHLLAVLAVSDIAQGREWYSKLFGREPDNNPMDTLVEWQVTGGGWLQVTEDPVRAGHGLFNLAVSDLDEGVREVREMGLQAGEIVEANKGVRLCPISDPDDNRIQLVGNFRVKY; encoded by the coding sequence ATGGCGCATGTCGATCATCTGCTGGCGGTGCTTGCCGTCAGCGACATCGCTCAAGGACGAGAGTGGTACAGCAAGCTGTTCGGCCGGGAGCCGGACAACAACCCGATGGACACCCTGGTCGAATGGCAGGTCACCGGCGGTGGCTGGTTGCAGGTGACCGAGGACCCCGTCCGCGCCGGCCACGGCCTGTTCAACCTGGCGGTCTCGGACCTGGACGAGGGCGTCCGCGAGGTCCGGGAGATGGGACTGCAGGCCGGCGAGATCGTCGAGGCCAACAAGGGGGTGCGGCTGTGCCCGATCAGCGATCCCGACGACAACCGGATCCAACTGGTCGGCAACTTCCGGGTGAAGTACTGA
- a CDS encoding ArsR/SmtB family transcription factor, producing the protein MVNQSDPDPLGRVFQAMADPTRRAIVERLVRGPATVKAIAEPLTMSLPAVMQHLQVLQAAGVIVTEKVGRVRSCRIEPTALRQAEQWLGRQRTETERQLDQLDDYLKGK; encoded by the coding sequence ATGGTTAACCAATCGGATCCCGATCCGCTCGGTCGAGTGTTCCAGGCGATGGCCGACCCGACGCGACGAGCAATCGTGGAGCGACTGGTTCGCGGACCGGCAACGGTGAAAGCCATTGCCGAACCGTTGACGATGTCACTGCCTGCGGTGATGCAACACCTGCAGGTCCTCCAGGCAGCAGGCGTGATCGTGACCGAGAAGGTCGGCCGGGTCCGCAGCTGCCGGATCGAGCCCACGGCGCTCCGGCAGGCGGAGCAGTGGCTCGGCCGGCAGCGTACCGAGACCGAGCGGCAGCTTGATCAACTCGACGACTACCTGAAGGGAAAATGA
- a CDS encoding MoaD/ThiS family protein has product MSASVRIPTILRNYTGGEKEVSADGGNLAELIDNLESNHPGIKARVLDDAGALRRFVNVYIGDDDVRFIGGLDAEIADGAQISIIPAVAGGC; this is encoded by the coding sequence GTGAGTGCATCGGTACGGATCCCGACCATCCTTCGCAACTACACCGGTGGTGAGAAGGAGGTCTCGGCCGACGGTGGCAACCTGGCCGAGCTGATCGACAATCTGGAGTCCAACCACCCGGGCATCAAGGCCCGGGTGTTGGACGATGCCGGTGCGCTGCGCCGCTTCGTCAACGTCTACATCGGCGACGACGATGTCCGTTTCATCGGCGGGCTGGACGCCGAGATCGCTGACGGGGCGCAGATCTCGATCATCCCCGCCGTCGCCGGCGGCTGCTGA
- a CDS encoding SRPBCC family protein, with amino-acid sequence MIMEVTHSTFTLERRYSAPVDRVFAAWATPEARRRWMAQGAEHSQDFVVGGLETVTGPDGDGRRLTYRGRYAEIVPNTRILTTSTLHTEDQLSTVSATSVEFRADGDDTVLVLTEHGMYLPGQERPEWREQGTAHQLDTLAAEFAAATDVKEN; translated from the coding sequence ATGATCATGGAGGTTACCCATTCGACGTTCACCCTGGAACGTCGCTACAGCGCCCCGGTCGATCGGGTGTTCGCGGCCTGGGCCACGCCGGAAGCCCGGAGACGCTGGATGGCCCAAGGGGCAGAGCATTCCCAGGACTTCGTGGTCGGTGGTCTGGAGACGGTCACGGGGCCGGACGGCGACGGCCGTCGGCTGACCTATCGCGGCCGCTATGCCGAGATCGTGCCGAACACCAGGATCCTCACCACGTCGACCTTGCACACCGAGGACCAGCTGTCCACGGTTTCGGCCACCAGTGTCGAGTTCCGCGCCGACGGCGACGACACGGTGCTGGTGCTCACCGAACACGGAATGTATCTGCCCGGTCAGGAGCGACCGGAATGGCGGGAGCAGGGAACCGCGCACCAACTGGACACCCTGGCCGCGGAATTCGCCGCTGCCACCGACGTGAAGGAGAACTGA